In Corylus avellana chromosome ca2, CavTom2PMs-1.0, the following proteins share a genomic window:
- the LOC132169524 gene encoding disease resistance protein RPP13-like, producing MADSAVTFLLHHLPRLLAEEANLLRRVKDEVDSLHRELKLINIFLQNSEGKRNEHGIVKEVVRQIKDAAYEAEDVIDTFILNAAEQRMRNIIWKLLHCFNDAKTLHVVANKIEGINKQINQILDNFKKYGIERGEASGDAAAEDQLRRRRRDVEDDDVVGFDGGSEILVRQLIEGSSKLDVISIIGMGGLGKTTLAKKIYNNDCIKSHFFCRAWVNVSEDFSPIELLLEILKSQNLKSDRDELTVEYLVKKLFEYLQARKRPYLIVMDDIWETKVWDVVRFAFPDNSNGSRILITSRVGEVASHASLTPPYFLPFLEKDDSWKLFRKKVFRGEECPHELEIMGRRIAEGCRGLPLAIVVLGGVLANQEKTLRRWLEVVGDVNWYLNTEKTKICKDILALSYTHLSRHLKPCFLYFGVFPEDFEIPVRRLIRLWIAEGFIQYIGKRRKEDIAEDYLEELIDLSLIQVASRRENGRVKTCRIHDLLRNLCISESAEEKFFGVLVDDNHLFANKSRRLSIQLY from the exons ATGGCGGACAGTGCTGTTACTTTCCTCCTACATCACTTGCCCCGGCTGCTGGCAGAAGAAGCAAATCTCCTTCGTCGAGTGAAGGATGAAGTGGATTCGCTTCATAGGGAGCTCAAACTGATTAATATCTTCCTCCAGAACTCTGAAGGGAAAAGGAACGAGCATGGAATAGTGAAGGAGGTAGTTAGGCAAATCAAGGATGCTGCTTACGAGGCTGAGGATGTTATCGACACGTTCATCCTCAACGCCGCAGAGCAGAGGATGAGAAACATAATTTGGAAGCTGTTGCACTGCTTTAACGACGCCAAAACGCTTCATGTTGTTGCTAACAAGATAGAAGGTATCaacaaacaaatcaatcaaatcCTTGACAATTTCAAAAAGTATGGCATTGAACGTGGTGAAGCGAGTGGAGATGCAGCGGCAGAGGACCAGCTACGCAGACGTAGGCGAGACGTGGAGGACGATGACGTGGTTGGCTTTGATGGCGGCTCCGAGATATTggtgaggcagcttattgaaGGGAGTTCAAAGCTTGATGTCATTTCAATAATCGGCATGGGTGGGTTGGGCAAGACCACTCTTGCCAAGAAAATCTACAATAATGACTGCATCAAGAGTCACTTTTTTTGCCGTGCGTGGGTGAATGTATCTGAAGATTTCAGCCCCATTGAGTTACtgcttgaaattttgaagtcccaaaatttaaaatctgATAGAGATGAGTTGACAGTGGAGTACCTAGTAAAGAAGCTTTTTGAATACTTGCAAGCTAGGAAGAGGCCATACCTTATAGTCATGGATGACATTTGGGAAACTAAAGTCTGGGATGTGGTACGATTTGCATTTCCAGATAACTCGAATGGAAGCAGAATATTAATCACCAGCCGTGTAGGAGAAGTGGCTTCACATGCAAGCCTTACTCCTCCCTACTTCCTTCCATTTCTTGAGAAAGATGACAGCTGGAAACTTTTTCGTAAAAAAGTGTTTCGAGGAGAAGAATGTCCTCACGAGTTGGAAATCATGGGAAGACGAATCGCAGAAGGTTGCCGTGGCTTACCACTTGCAATTGTGGTATTAGGGGGTGTTTTAGCAAACCAAGAGAAGACATTGCGAAGATGGTTGGAAGTGGTTGGCGATGTAAATTGGTATCTTAATactgagaaaacaaaaatatgcaaAGACATTCTGGCCTTAAGCTACACCCACTTGTCCCGCCACTTGAAACCgtgctttttgtattttggtgtATTTCCAGAAGACTTTGAGATTCCTGTGAGGCGATTGATTCGATTGTGGATAGCTGAAGGATTCATACAGTACATCGGCAAGAGAAGAAAGGAGGATATTGCTGAAGACTACCTAGAGGAGCTTATTGATCTAAGCTTGATCCAAGTGGCTAGCAGAAGGGAGAATGGAAGAGTAAAGACTTGCCGCATACATGATCTTTTGCGAAATCTCTGCATATCCGAGAGTGCTGAAGAGAAGTTTTTTGGAGTTCTTGTAGATGATAACCATTTATTTGCAAACAAATCCCGCAGACTTTCCATTCAG ttatattga
- the LOC132169525 gene encoding uncharacterized protein LOC132169525 → MEFCYFAEPSQLPESETWVANVDVSSTWKRGGAKNVLTNLKAESLEFSIWLAFTTTNNEAEYEVVIAGLSLAQDMGAKNLEVRSDSQVVVGHIQGEYRARGGKDEEASSEENSRANFLARLGSSTDEEAEALEQKYSEEGKLLDDKKKAQQIRMRSARYTRVGSTLYKRGYTLPLLKCITKAESEYVIREIHEGVCDSHEGSRMLAHKAIRAGYYWPGMNQDSSDIVKNYDKCQRFAKVTKNPPEELSPISAPWSFAQWGSQPSRSITPEKRRLQIHSSCCRLLHQMSISGGTGSHHNRKHLEFLVEVDSVQANGLVEATNKTLMKTLKKKLEDRQGVWVGFLPEVLWSYITTTKTTTWETPFALTFGTEAMVPVELGSLSYQVEHYNSGLNEERMRLHLDLLHEKQDGA, encoded by the exons ATGGAATTCTGTTACTTCGCAGAACCGAGCCAACTTCCTGAGAGTGAAACTTGGGTAGCAAATGTGGACGTATCCTCCACCTGGAAGAGAGGTGGAGCTAAGAATGTGTTGACTAACCTGAAAGCAGAAAGCTTGGAATTTTCAATCTGGTTGGCTTTCACAACGACCAACAATGAAGCGGAGTATGAAGTGGTCATAGCTGGATTGAGTTTGGCCCAGGACATGGGAGCTAAGAATCTGGAGGTAAGGAGTGACTCCCAAGTGGTAGTCGGGCACATACAAGGAGAGTACAGAGCCCGGGGGGGTAAAGATGAAGAAGCATCTAGCGAAG AAAATAGCCGAGCCAATTTCTTAGCAAGACTCGGATCCTCGACAGATGAAGAGGCTGAGGCCTTGGAGCAAAAG TACTCGGAAGAAGGAAAGCTCTTGGATGATAAGAAGAAGGCACAGCAGATCCGAATGAGATCTGCTCGCTACACAAGGGTTGGTAGCACTCTCTACAAGCGGGGATACACATTGCCCCTCTTAAAGTGTATTACCAAGGCAGAATCAGAATACGTGATACGGGAGATTCATGAAGGAGTATGCGACAGCCATGAAGGGAGTCGAATGTTAGCACACAAAGCTATCAGAGCCGGGTATTACTGGCCCGGGATGAACCAAGATTCTAGTGACATTGTGAAGAATTATGACAAGTGTCAGAGGTTTGCTAAGGTCACAAAGAATCCCCCAGAGGAACTGAGTCCAATCTCAGCACCATGGTCATTCGCACAGTGGGGGAGTCAACCTAGTAGGTCCATTACCCCCGAAAAAAGAAGGTTGCAAATTCATAGTAGTTGCTGTAGACTACTTCACCAAATGAGCATAAGTGGAGGTACTGGTAGCCATCACAACCGAAAACATCTAGAGTTTCTTGTGGAAGTCGATAGTGTGCAG GCAAACGGGCTTGTAGAAGCAACCAACAAGACTTTAATGAAGACTCTGAAGAAGAAGCTAGAAGATAGGCAGGGAGTTTGGGTAGGGTTTCTCCCAGAGGTATTGTGGTCTTACATAACAACCACCAAAACGACTACCTGGGAAACCCCATTTGCCTTAACATTCGGAACTGAAGCTATGGTACCTGTGGAGCTAGGGTCTCTCAGCTACCAAGTAGAACACTATAATTCGGGACTGAATGAAGAAAGAATGAGGTTGCACCTAGACTTGTTGCATGAGAAGCAGGATGGAGCTTAG